A single region of the Ornithorhynchus anatinus isolate Pmale09 chromosome 6, mOrnAna1.pri.v4, whole genome shotgun sequence genome encodes:
- the TMLHE gene encoding trimethyllysine dioxygenase, mitochondrial, with translation MCSHRFLRWFPGIQWLLKRGIGPQLPQRPRFRKLLPTAPRQHHTAPESLNCSWHLHEDHFELRYTGTVMRFDYVWLRDHCRSASCYNSKTNQRSLDTASVNLAIKPKTVRVDETTLFLTWPDGHVTRYNLEWLVKNSYEGQKQQVIQPRILWNAEIYQRAQVPSIDCQSFLETNEGLKEFLQNFLLYGIAFVENVPATQEDTEKLAERISLIRETIYGRMWCFTSDFSRGDTAYTKLALDRHTDTTYFQEPCGIQVFHCLKHEGTGGRTLLVDGFYAAEQVLQKAPAEFELLSKVPLKHEYIENAGECHNHMIGVGPVLNIYPWNKELYLIRYNNYDRAVINTVPYDVVHRWYAAHRTLTTELRRPENELWVKLKPGKALFIDNWRVLHGRESFTGYRQLCGCYLTRDDVLNTARFLGLQA, from the exons ATGTGCTCCCACAGATTTCTCCGTTGGTTTCCTGGCATCCAATGGCTACTCAAGAGGGGCATCGGACCCCAGCTCCCCCAGCGTCCCCGCTTCAGAAAACTCCTCCCAACTGCCCCCCGCCAGCATCACACCGCTCCAGAATCTCTCAACTGCTCCTGGCATTTGCACGAAGACCATTTCG AACTGCGGTACACAGGCACAGTGATGCGTTTCGATTACGTCTGGTTGCGTGATCACTGCCGTTCGGCTTCCTGCTACAACTCCAAGACGAACCAGCGCAGCCTCGACACCGCCAGCGTCAACCTGGCCATTAAGCCGAAGACCGTCCGTGTAGACGAGACCACGCTCTTTCTCACAT GGCCCGACGGCCACGTGACCCGGTATAATTTGGAGTGGTTGGTGAAGAACAGCTACGAAGGGCAGAAACAACAAGTCATCCAGCCTAGAATCCTTTGGAATGCCGAGATCTATCAGCGAGCCCAAGTGCCATCCATTGACTGCCAGAGCTTTTTAGAAACCAACGAGGGGCTGAAGGAATTCCTGCAGAACTTCCTACTCTACGGAATTGCCTTTGTCGAAAATGTCCCCGCGACCCAAGAGGACACGGAAAAGTTAGCCGAGAGGATCAGTCTGATCAG AGAGACCATCTACGGGAGAATGTGGTGTTTCACATCGGACTTCTCCAGGGGAGACACCGCGTACACGAAGCTTGCTCTGGATCGTCATACTGACACTACCTACTTCCAGGAACCCTGTGG CATCCAAGTGTTTCACTGCCTGAAGCACGAAGGGACCGGGGGCCGGACATTGCTGGTGGATGGGTTCTACGCGGCGGAGCAGGTGCTTCAGAAGGCCCCCGCCGAATTCGAACTCCTCAGCAAGGTGCCCCTGAAGCACGAGTACATCGAGAACGCGGGGGAGTGTCACAACCACATGATCGGGGTGGGGCCGGTCTTGAACATCTACCCCTGGAACAAAGAGCTCTATTTGATCAG GTACAACAACTATGACCGGGCCGTCATCAATACGGTGCCTTATGACGTGGTCCATCGCTGGTACGCCGCACACCGGACTCTCACTACAGAGCTGAGGAGACCGGAGAACGAACTCTGGGTCAAACTGAAGCCGGGCAAG GCCCTGTTCATAGACAACTGGCGAGTGCTTCACGGCCGGGAATCATTCACTGGCTACCGTCAGCTCTGTGGCTGTTACTTAACAAGAGATGATGTCCTGAACACTGCCCGCTTCCTGGGGCTTCAGGCATGA